TGATTGGGCCTAACCCAGCCAAGTAGATGTTGGGTAACAGGTTCCACAAAAAGGGAACAGCAGAGACATTAGGTAGTCGAGTGCAATTGAGTATGACAGCCTCCGGTTGGTCCGGCACTGGGTACTCAATGCTCAACACCTTGTCTTAGGTTGGAGATATTCGAGATGGCCAAGGAGACATTTGTTCGAAATAAGCCTCACGTGAACGTTGGTACGATTGGTCACATTGACCATGGCAAGACGACGTTGACTGCGGCAATCACCATGCGGCAAGCGAGCAAGGGCCTCGGTGCAGCTCGTGCGTTTGACCAGATTGACAACGCTCCAGAGGAAAAGGCTCGCGGTATTACAATCGCAACGAGTCACCAGGAGTATGAGTCAGATACGCGTCACTACGCGCACGTCGACTGCCCCGGTCACGCTGACTATGTCAAGAACATGATCACGGGTGCTGCCCAAATGGACGGCGCTATTCTTGTGGTTGCGGCTTCAGACGGCCCGATGCCTCAGACGCGTGAGCATATCCTGCTGGCTCGCCAGGTTGGCGTGCCTGCCATGGTTGTGTTCATGAATAAGGTTGACATGGTCGACGACGAAGAGCTTTTGGAACTCGTCGAGATGGAAATTCGTGAGCTGCTTTCAAGCTACGACTTCCCTGGCGATGACATTCCAATCATTCGTGGTTCAGCACTCAAAGCGCTTGAGACAGAAGGCGCGGATGATGCGGTCTGCAAGCCGATTGATGAGCTGATGGAAGCGCTTGATAGCTATGTGCCAGAACCTGAGCGTGAAACAGACAAACCCTTCCTGATGTCAATTGAAGACGTCTTCTCTATTAAGGGTCGTGGCACGGTTGTGACTGGACGTATCGATCGCGGCAAAGTTGTCGTTGGCGATGAAGTTGAGATCGTTGGTCTCAGTGAAGCACCTCGTAAAACAACAGTGACTGGCGTCGAAATGTTCAACAAGATTCTTGAAGATGCAACAGCAGGTGACAATGTTGGCACCTTGCTACGTGGTATTGAAAAGGATGATGTGGAACGAGGCCAGGTACTTTGCAAGCCTGGTTCCATTCACCCACACACCAAGTTCGAAGCTGAAGTTTATGTGTTGACCAAAGAAGAGGGTGGTCGTCATACGCCATTCTTCTCTGGCTATAAGCCACAGTTCTACTTCCGAACAACTGATGTGACGGGTAAGCTTGATCTGCTTGGCGGTGCTGAGATGTGCATGCCT
This is a stretch of genomic DNA from Phycisphaerales bacterium. It encodes these proteins:
- the tuf gene encoding elongation factor Tu gives rise to the protein MAKETFVRNKPHVNVGTIGHIDHGKTTLTAAITMRQASKGLGAARAFDQIDNAPEEKARGITIATSHQEYESDTRHYAHVDCPGHADYVKNMITGAAQMDGAILVVAASDGPMPQTREHILLARQVGVPAMVVFMNKVDMVDDEELLELVEMEIRELLSSYDFPGDDIPIIRGSALKALETEGADDAVCKPIDELMEALDSYVPEPERETDKPFLMSIEDVFSIKGRGTVVTGRIDRGKVVVGDEVEIVGLSEAPRKTTVTGVEMFNKILEDATAGDNVGTLLRGIEKDDVERGQVLCKPGSIHPHTKFEAEVYVLTKEEGGRHTPFFSGYKPQFYFRTTDVTGKLDLLGGAEMCMPGDNIQMNIDLEGKPIAMEEGLRFAVREGGRTVGSGVVTKVLE